From Parasphaerochaeta coccoides DSM 17374, a single genomic window includes:
- the nagA gene encoding N-acetylglucosamine-6-phosphate deacetylase has product MPTVLINGTVLSGHSCLPGHGLYIDDKGNIGDVFTMERYPEKIFPSSARIIDVQGDFMAPGFIDTHIHGTGGFGTEDNSPDSILGMSEALADFGVSGFLPTIYTDTLENMLAGIRAIVKAMGKEKGARILGINLEGPFISPERIGAQNPAGRKDADITVFKKLIAAGEGHIVCMTVAPELKGMHEIALEARKQGIVLLAGHTNATYDDIVEGMQAGITHTTHLFNAMSPLHHRKPGVVGAVLAHPEMNCEIICDGVHVHKDLVRMLVHAKPVENIVMITDALKPTGLKSGELTANGVRCIFHGGVFVSQENPDLLLGSGLTLLKGVQNLDSWDIPLEVAVAMATTSPARIYSFEKTGSLLPENRADIVVFDKDFSLKGLFVGGVPVRDFFS; this is encoded by the coding sequence ATGCCTACGGTTCTAATAAACGGAACAGTGCTTTCCGGTCATTCCTGTCTCCCTGGCCATGGTCTGTATATTGATGACAAGGGGAACATTGGTGATGTCTTCACCATGGAGAGGTATCCGGAAAAAATTTTCCCGTCTTCAGCGCGAATCATTGATGTCCAGGGAGACTTCATGGCTCCCGGTTTCATCGACACCCATATCCACGGTACAGGAGGTTTCGGTACGGAAGATAATTCGCCGGACTCCATCCTGGGGATGAGCGAAGCACTGGCTGACTTCGGCGTCTCCGGCTTCTTGCCCACCATCTATACAGATACTTTGGAAAACATGCTGGCGGGAATCCGCGCCATTGTAAAAGCCATGGGCAAGGAGAAGGGCGCGCGTATCCTGGGCATCAACCTTGAGGGGCCTTTCATCTCCCCGGAGCGCATCGGAGCCCAGAACCCGGCGGGGAGAAAGGATGCCGACATAACTGTTTTCAAGAAGCTGATTGCCGCTGGTGAAGGACACATCGTATGCATGACGGTAGCCCCTGAATTGAAAGGTATGCATGAAATAGCCCTTGAAGCTCGAAAACAGGGCATTGTTTTACTTGCGGGCCATACCAACGCCACTTATGATGATATTGTGGAGGGAATGCAGGCGGGCATCACGCACACGACTCATCTTTTCAATGCCATGAGCCCCCTTCATCACCGCAAGCCGGGAGTTGTCGGCGCAGTCCTCGCCCATCCTGAAATGAACTGCGAAATCATCTGCGACGGTGTTCACGTACATAAGGATCTTGTCAGGATGCTGGTACATGCCAAGCCAGTGGAGAACATAGTCATGATAACCGATGCCCTGAAGCCGACTGGACTGAAATCCGGGGAACTTACCGCCAACGGCGTCCGTTGCATCTTCCATGGCGGCGTGTTCGTCAGCCAGGAAAATCCGGATCTTCTCTTGGGCAGCGGGTTGACGCTCCTCAAAGGAGTGCAGAATCTGGATTCATGGGATATCCCGTTGGAAGTCGCGGTAGCCATGGCCACCACGTCCCCCGCGCGTATCTATTCTTTTGAAAAAACCGGCAGCCTGCTACCGGAGAACCGGGCGGATATCGTCGTCTTTGACAAGGATTTCTCCCTCAAGGGTCTTTTTGTCGGAGGCGTGCCGGTCAGGGATTTTTTCTCCTGA
- a CDS encoding aminoacyl-histidine dipeptidase, translating to MNTHQSSSRAAIEGLEPKGLWEYFYHLEQIPRESGNEEGVRRWLVEFAKKQRLEHFVDGTGNVIIRKPATPGYEGRSSVALQGHMDMVCVKKPGSTHNFLTDPVFLVRDGDWIRAKDTSLGADNGIAVAMIMDVFTDSEAVHGPLEAIFTVSEETGLDGAFGLDESLIRSRKLINLDSEEEGVFYIGCAGGNEIRGVNDAPATTEIPSSYTSWKLEIDGLKGGHSGAEINLQRGNAIKLAARILSAVLKSNIPLLISSYEGGYKRNVIPSTATVVFSIPKERSDELKVMVSRTESILMAENAVEEPELEVRLSATEPLQGTALSAKISASLVKALHVAPHGVDTFSKTIPGIVETSSNLAIITASPCGIEVVSSHRSSVESARDDVAERMMTSLGEIAGLETHVEGAYPSWTPNPSSPLAEFCRKAYAHYAGAEPVVTAIHAGLECGIINSKIPGMDSVSFGPDMEGVHSTAERLSISSVSRTAEFLRYLLKTIE from the coding sequence ATGAACACACATCAATCATCTTCCCGTGCCGCAATTGAGGGGTTGGAACCCAAAGGACTGTGGGAATATTTTTATCACCTTGAACAGATTCCTCGTGAATCCGGCAATGAGGAAGGCGTCCGCCGATGGCTGGTGGAGTTTGCAAAGAAGCAGAGGCTGGAACATTTTGTTGACGGAACCGGCAATGTCATCATCCGCAAGCCTGCGACACCCGGCTATGAGGGGCGGTCTTCTGTCGCCCTCCAAGGTCACATGGACATGGTTTGCGTCAAGAAACCCGGCAGTACGCATAACTTCCTGACCGATCCTGTCTTCCTTGTCCGCGACGGGGACTGGATTCGCGCCAAAGATACATCATTAGGAGCAGACAATGGTATTGCCGTAGCGATGATCATGGATGTGTTCACTGATTCGGAAGCTGTGCATGGCCCCCTGGAGGCTATTTTCACCGTCAGTGAGGAAACGGGTCTGGACGGTGCTTTTGGGTTGGATGAATCCCTGATTCGCAGCAGGAAGCTGATTAACCTGGACAGCGAGGAAGAAGGTGTCTTCTATATTGGCTGCGCCGGAGGTAACGAAATCCGTGGAGTGAATGACGCCCCTGCAACAACGGAGATTCCATCCTCCTATACTTCATGGAAACTTGAGATTGATGGCCTGAAAGGTGGACATAGTGGAGCAGAAATCAATTTACAGCGTGGAAATGCCATTAAACTGGCTGCCCGCATTCTTTCCGCCGTACTGAAATCTAATATTCCCCTCCTCATTTCCTCCTATGAAGGTGGCTACAAACGCAATGTCATACCGTCAACGGCGACTGTCGTCTTCTCCATCCCCAAGGAGCGTTCCGACGAGCTGAAAGTCATGGTTTCCCGGACGGAGAGCATCCTGATGGCAGAGAACGCCGTTGAGGAACCGGAGCTGGAGGTACGGCTTTCAGCAACGGAACCCCTGCAAGGAACTGCTCTTTCCGCCAAGATCAGCGCGTCCTTGGTCAAGGCTCTTCATGTCGCGCCACATGGAGTGGACACGTTCAGCAAGACCATCCCCGGCATTGTCGAGACATCCTCGAACCTTGCCATCATCACGGCCTCTCCTTGCGGCATTGAAGTGGTGAGCAGTCACAGGTCATCAGTGGAAAGCGCACGTGATGATGTCGCGGAGAGAATGATGACATCCCTGGGGGAGATAGCTGGGCTTGAGACTCATGTAGAGGGAGCTTATCCTTCATGGACTCCCAATCCATCTTCCCCTCTTGCTGAATTTTGCCGCAAAGCCTATGCACACTATGCAGGCGCGGAACCTGTCGTCACTGCAATCCATGCGGGATTGGAATGCGGCATCATCAACAGCAAGATTCCCGGCATGGATTCGGTATCCTTTGGGCCGGACATGGAAGGGGTTCATTCGACAGCGGAAAGATTGTCCATTTCTTCAGTATCCAGGACAGCCGAGTTCCTCCGATATCTCTTGAAAACCATTGAATGA